A genome region from Blautia coccoides includes the following:
- a CDS encoding lactate racemase domain-containing protein: MKLEFEYGTGTMMADLPDELTDVFIPGITVSDPACISRNQLVNKTRESILHPVGMPPLSELAGKGSTVTITIPDIVKGGCQPTSHRKLAVKLILEELYKAGVEKKDILLIFSNGLHPRTNKKEMQQILGDELFHEFYYSHQIISHDSEDYEHLVDLGCTERGDRVLMNKYVYDSDVPVLIGHTQGNPYGGYSGGYKHCATGITHWRSIASHHIPDVMHGSDFTPVSNHSLMRTKFDEIGMYMEKCMGRKFFCCDAVLDSISRQIEINSGYAKEMQPLSWQTADKRTYVPWAEKKYDVMLFGMPQDFHYGDGMGTNPIQMMQALSAQIIRHKRVMSDNCVIICSSICNGYFHDERWPYLRELYEMFQHDHMNILPDMDKYGEYFATNEEYIRKYRFAGAFHPYHGFSMMSCGHIAEMNTSAIYIVGAQEPGIARGMGLKTRATFEEALEDAMKKYVGVKPNILALPLAFKRASVHLCMKEE; the protein is encoded by the coding sequence ATGAAACTGGAGTTTGAATATGGTACAGGTACCATGATGGCTGATCTGCCGGATGAACTGACGGACGTTTTTATTCCGGGCATAACGGTTTCTGATCCTGCTTGTATTTCCAGAAATCAACTGGTAAATAAGACAAGGGAATCTATTTTACACCCTGTAGGAATGCCGCCCCTTTCAGAGTTGGCTGGTAAGGGCAGTACAGTGACAATAACCATTCCCGATATAGTAAAAGGAGGGTGCCAGCCTACTTCCCATAGAAAGCTTGCGGTTAAACTGATTCTGGAAGAGTTATATAAGGCCGGGGTGGAGAAAAAAGATATTCTTCTGATATTTTCCAATGGACTGCATCCCAGAACTAATAAAAAGGAGATGCAGCAAATTCTGGGAGATGAACTTTTTCACGAATTTTACTATTCTCATCAAATCATCAGTCACGACAGTGAAGATTATGAGCACCTGGTTGATCTAGGCTGCACAGAACGCGGCGACAGGGTTTTGATGAATAAGTATGTTTATGATTCGGATGTACCTGTTTTGATCGGGCATACCCAGGGGAATCCCTATGGCGGTTATTCCGGCGGGTATAAGCACTGCGCAACAGGAATAACACACTGGCGGAGTATTGCGTCACATCATATTCCAGATGTGATGCACGGAAGTGATTTTACACCGGTCAGTAATCATTCTCTCATGAGGACAAAGTTCGATGAGATTGGCATGTATATGGAAAAATGTATGGGCAGAAAGTTTTTCTGCTGTGATGCTGTCCTGGACTCCATTTCCCGGCAAATAGAAATCAACAGTGGTTATGCAAAGGAAATGCAGCCGCTCTCATGGCAGACAGCAGACAAAAGGACATATGTGCCATGGGCGGAGAAAAAATACGATGTGATGCTGTTCGGCATGCCGCAGGATTTCCATTACGGTGATGGTATGGGAACGAATCCGATCCAGATGATGCAGGCTTTGTCGGCACAGATCATCCGCCATAAGAGGGTGATGAGTGACAATTGTGTGATCATATGTTCTTCTATCTGTAATGGATACTTTCACGATGAACGCTGGCCATATCTGCGGGAACTATATGAAATGTTCCAGCATGATCATATGAATATACTTCCGGATATGGACAAGTACGGGGAGTATTTTGCTACGAATGAGGAATATATAAGAAAATACCGTTTTGCCGGTGCATTTCATCCTTATCATGGATTTTCTATGATGAGCTGCGGTCATATAGCAGAAATGAATACCTCTGCGATATATATCGTTGGTGCGCAGGAGCCTGGAATTGCAAGGGGGATGGGGTTAAAGACTCGGGCCACTTT
- a CDS encoding triose-phosphate isomerase, protein MKYIFANLKRFDIPKEMDGINGLAPVNKWGSCLTKQIRETMNQYGDQAEIAVFYPEAYLLQAAEAKGVEDKWKIGVQGVYRKDTERGGNFGAFTTNRTAKSVKSMGCEYVLIGHCEERMDKAGVLAEAGVVDPGAVNRILNEEISCAVKAGLSVLYCVGETEEEQDKWQEVIGQQLDVGLGQVELSRVAVAYEPLWAIGPGKPVPDADHITKVAKFIKSRTGGCPVIYGGGLKEENARMLAEIPCVDGGLIGLTKFSGDIGFYPAGFAVIVEKYLGEGNGEDKGEGERV, encoded by the coding sequence ATGAAGTATATATTTGCGAACTTAAAGCGGTTCGATATACCAAAGGAAATGGACGGAATTAATGGTTTGGCGCCGGTCAATAAGTGGGGAAGCTGTCTGACCAAGCAGATTCGTGAGACTATGAACCAATATGGTGATCAGGCAGAAATTGCTGTTTTCTATCCGGAAGCCTATCTGCTTCAGGCGGCGGAGGCAAAAGGTGTAGAGGATAAATGGAAGATAGGAGTGCAGGGCGTTTACCGGAAGGATACGGAAAGAGGAGGAAATTTTGGCGCATTTACCACCAACAGAACGGCTAAAAGCGTAAAATCCATGGGATGTGAATACGTTCTGATCGGACACTGTGAGGAGCGCATGGATAAAGCCGGAGTTCTGGCTGAGGCGGGAGTTGTGGATCCCGGAGCTGTGAACAGAATTTTAAACGAAGAGATATCCTGTGCGGTAAAGGCAGGACTTTCCGTTTTGTATTGTGTGGGAGAGACAGAGGAGGAACAGGACAAATGGCAGGAGGTGATCGGGCAGCAGCTGGATGTGGGGCTGGGTCAGGTAGAACTGTCCCGGGTCGCTGTGGCTTATGAACCTCTTTGGGCAATAGGGCCAGGGAAACCTGTCCCGGATGCTGATCACATTACAAAGGTGGCCAAATTTATTAAATCACGCACAGGCGGCTGTCCGGTGATATACGGCGGCGGACTGAAAGAGGAAAATGCCCGGATGCTGGCAGAAATCCCGTGCGTGGATGGGGGACTTATCGGGTTGACAAAGTTCAGCGGTGATATTGGATTTTATCCGGCGGGTTTTGCTGTCATCGTAGAAAAATATCTGGGAGAAGGTAATGGAGAAGATAAGGGAGAAGGTGAAAGGGTATGA
- the araD gene encoding L-ribulose-5-phosphate 4-epimerase AraD: MELKELKQMVVEANKELPRRKLVKYSWGNVSAVDREKGVIVIKPVGVPYEELTEENISVVTMDGKILGESWTPSVDLDIHRAVYENFSGVNAIVHTHSTYATILAQLRRPLVCFGTTHADYFADDIPCVRELEEREVLDRYEWNTGMSIVDYFKENHISPEDIPAALTPGHGPFTWGKDVWDAVHKSVVLEEISKMAVCMLCIDKNAQPLKRSVADRHYNRKHGADAAFTKDDYGHGMVQRQTDVEMR; encoded by the coding sequence ATGGAGTTGAAAGAGTTAAAACAAATGGTAGTGGAGGCAAATAAGGAACTGCCCCGTCGGAAATTAGTCAAGTATTCCTGGGGGAATGTGAGTGCAGTGGACCGAGAGAAAGGTGTTATTGTCATAAAACCTGTTGGGGTGCCTTATGAGGAACTGACAGAGGAAAATATCAGTGTTGTGACAATGGATGGAAAAATACTGGGGGAATCCTGGACTCCATCTGTGGATTTGGATATTCACAGGGCGGTTTATGAGAATTTTTCCGGTGTCAATGCCATTGTCCATACACACTCCACTTATGCCACAATCCTGGCTCAGCTTAGGCGCCCGTTAGTCTGCTTTGGGACTACACATGCAGACTATTTTGCGGATGATATTCCATGTGTCAGAGAGTTAGAGGAGAGAGAGGTCCTTGATAGGTACGAATGGAATACAGGAATGTCTATTGTTGACTACTTTAAAGAAAACCATATTTCTCCGGAGGATATTCCGGCTGCCCTCACACCGGGACATGGCCCGTTTACATGGGGAAAAGATGTGTGGGACGCTGTTCACAAATCAGTTGTGTTGGAAGAAATAAGCAAAATGGCGGTTTGTATGTTATGCATAGACAAAAATGCACAGCCTTTGAAACGGTCGGTGGCAGACAGACATTATAACAGAAAACATGGGGCTGATGCGGCATTCACAAAAGATGATTATGGGCATGGGATGGTACAGAGACAGACGGATGTGGAGATGCGTTGA
- a CDS encoding ribulose-phosphate 3-epimerase has translation MYHIAPTMLCADLFQMRESMDVLDKLGIDWFHIDVMDGNFVPNFAFGTDFLRQMTAVGKSPFYLHLMAVRPEDYVDLYAKIGVRYYCFHYEAAKNPFRLCRQIRALGMKPAIALNPATPISALQDLIPYLEAVTLMSVEPGFSGQSFMDFTYRRIKELREMAKEYKLLIEVDGGVDNDIAKKCMDAGCDVVVGGYFTIFQKKKSIEDNYNAFQMAVKECRTGR, from the coding sequence ATGTATCATATTGCACCTACAATGCTGTGTGCAGACCTTTTCCAAATGAGAGAAAGCATGGACGTTCTGGATAAGCTTGGGATCGACTGGTTTCATATAGATGTTATGGATGGAAATTTTGTGCCGAATTTTGCATTTGGTACGGATTTTCTGAGACAGATGACAGCAGTGGGGAAAAGTCCTTTTTACCTGCATCTGATGGCTGTCCGGCCGGAGGACTACGTGGATTTGTATGCTAAGATCGGAGTGAGATATTATTGTTTTCACTATGAAGCGGCTAAGAACCCGTTTCGGCTGTGCCGGCAGATCAGAGCGCTGGGGATGAAGCCTGCAATTGCTTTAAATCCGGCTACGCCCATCAGTGCTCTGCAGGATTTGATTCCCTATCTGGAAGCGGTGACACTTATGTCAGTGGAACCTGGGTTTTCGGGGCAGAGTTTTATGGATTTTACATACCGCAGAATAAAAGAGTTAAGGGAAATGGCAAAAGAATATAAGCTTTTGATCGAGGTAGACGGCGGTGTAGATAATGATATCGCAAAGAAGTGTATGGATGCGGGCTGTGATGTTGTGGTAGGAGGATATTTTACAATATTTCAGAAGAAAAAGTCAATAGAGGATAATTATAATGCGTTTCAAATGGCTGTAAAAGAATGCCGGACCGGGAGATGA
- a CDS encoding zinc-dependent alcohol dehydrogenase, producing MRKIVFEGPKRAVIQEAERPVCGTGQVLLKMKRVGVCGTDIQVFAGKNRYMEFPVVPFHEGIAVVEETGEGVNDIAPGCLVTIRPILSCNTCYSCKKGRKNACMNFNSLGVQSDGLGADYFAVSREYVYPLEQDADLDKVIFIEPFAVGVHAAYQGGVKGKAVLVVGGGTIGNFTAQACRLAGAEKTAVCDISQDKIRMAEKSGIDFAVNTSELTLVQAAQKCFGGFPDVIIDCAAVPAVFSQILEMAGKTTDIVIVGNYSVLVETDIAKIQRNELTVKGCITYREEDFIRAKELIEEGSVYLEGFISKRYYFSQVQEMMEQALENKGINMKTIMDFEEE from the coding sequence ATGAGAAAAATTGTTTTTGAAGGTCCGAAAAGAGCAGTGATCCAAGAAGCTGAGAGACCAGTGTGCGGAACCGGACAGGTATTACTGAAGATGAAACGGGTTGGAGTATGCGGTACAGATATTCAGGTATTTGCAGGAAAAAACAGATATATGGAATTCCCTGTTGTACCGTTCCACGAGGGGATCGCTGTGGTTGAAGAGACAGGGGAAGGTGTGAATGATATAGCACCGGGCTGTCTGGTGACGATCCGCCCTATTCTTAGCTGCAATACGTGCTATTCCTGCAAAAAAGGCAGAAAAAATGCCTGTATGAACTTTAATTCATTGGGAGTTCAGTCCGATGGTCTTGGCGCAGATTATTTTGCAGTCAGCAGGGAATATGTATATCCGCTTGAGCAGGATGCGGATCTGGACAAAGTTATTTTTATCGAACCCTTTGCCGTGGGGGTACATGCGGCTTATCAGGGCGGAGTGAAGGGGAAAGCAGTTTTAGTTGTGGGAGGCGGTACAATAGGAAATTTTACAGCCCAGGCATGCAGACTTGCCGGTGCGGAAAAGACCGCGGTCTGTGATATCAGTCAGGATAAGATTCGGATGGCTGAGAAGTCGGGGATTGACTTTGCGGTTAATACATCAGAGCTTACCCTGGTACAGGCAGCGCAGAAATGTTTCGGGGGTTTTCCTGATGTGATCATTGACTGCGCAGCGGTGCCGGCAGTTTTTTCCCAGATCTTAGAGATGGCAGGTAAGACGACCGATATTGTGATAGTTGGAAATTACAGTGTTTTGGTGGAAACAGACATTGCAAAAATCCAGAGAAATGAACTGACGGTGAAAGGATGTATCACATACCGAGAGGAAGATTTTATAAGGGCAAAGGAGTTGATAGAGGAGGGCAGTGTCTATCTGGAGGGTTTTATATCAAAAAGGTATTATTTCTCCCAGGTCCAGGAGATGATGGAGCAGGCATTGGAGAATAAAGGGATAAACATGAAAACGATCATGGACTTTGAGGAGGAATGA
- a CDS encoding transketolase family protein, with the protein MSSTREAYGAALTELADKYEFFVFDADLSKATQTVHFAKKYPGRFTDMGIAECNMMGYAAGYAASGAVVFASTFAAFAAGRAYDQIRNSIAYPNLNVKIAATHGGVLIGADGGSHQCVEDLALMRAVPNMTILYPADTTETKKCVEEAIQYKGPVYLRFGRLDSPEIYTGNRVCRAGIGKGTLVNEGQDITIVAVGDLVSRALETARIMEKDGISADVIDMASVKPMDEDLLLESVKKTGCVVTAEDHNVLGGLGGAASEVLSKKYPVPVEMIGIQDEFGCSGKPEELAEYYGLTSKNIVDAVYKVIKRKEGKS; encoded by the coding sequence ATGAGTTCAACGAGAGAAGCATATGGTGCTGCACTGACAGAACTGGCAGATAAATACGAGTTTTTTGTTTTTGATGCGGATTTGTCAAAAGCCACTCAGACCGTCCATTTTGCAAAAAAATATCCCGGCCGATTTACAGATATGGGCATTGCTGAGTGTAATATGATGGGATATGCGGCAGGGTATGCTGCCAGCGGAGCGGTGGTATTTGCAAGTACATTTGCAGCGTTCGCGGCAGGCCGGGCTTATGACCAGATCAGAAACAGCATAGCCTATCCAAACCTGAATGTGAAGATTGCAGCTACCCACGGCGGTGTATTGATCGGTGCCGACGGCGGTTCTCATCAGTGTGTGGAAGATTTGGCCCTTATGAGGGCAGTTCCAAATATGACAATTCTCTATCCTGCAGATACCACAGAAACAAAAAAATGTGTGGAAGAGGCGATCCAATATAAAGGACCCGTTTATCTCCGGTTCGGAAGACTGGATTCTCCGGAAATCTATACAGGAAACAGGGTATGTAGAGCAGGGATCGGAAAAGGTACTTTAGTAAATGAGGGACAGGATATAACCATCGTGGCTGTGGGGGATCTGGTCAGCAGAGCTTTGGAAACTGCCCGGATAATGGAAAAGGACGGTATCTCCGCCGATGTCATAGATATGGCATCTGTCAAGCCTATGGATGAAGATCTGCTTTTGGAATCTGTAAAAAAGACAGGGTGTGTAGTGACTGCAGAAGACCACAATGTACTGGGGGGATTAGGAGGGGCGGCCAGTGAAGTGCTCTCCAAAAAGTATCCGGTACCGGTAGAAATGATTGGGATACAGGATGAATTTGGCTGTTCAGGAAAGCCTGAAGAGCTGGCTGAATATTACGGGCTGACCAGTAAAAATATTGTAGATGCTGTATATAAAGTAATAAAAAGAAAAGAAGGGAAATCATGA
- a CDS encoding transketolase: MRLQEREQEVLRHVQEIRKNTVISLHSAGSGHPGGALSIAEMLAVLYFYEMNVSPDKPAEENRDRFVLSKGHAAPSYYAVLAERGYFEKSVLTTLRKMGSILQGHPDMKKVPGVDMSTGSLGQGISAACGMAHYAKRMGRDYRVYCIIGDGEMQEGQVWEAFMSAGHFKLDNLVVLLDNNNLQIDGRVDEVMSVYPVKEKLQAFGWEVEETDGHDVKGLMDSLDHARQVKNKPFFIIAKTIKGKGVSFMENQAGWHGAAVNDEQFEQAMKELGEECI; this comes from the coding sequence ATGAGACTGCAGGAGAGAGAGCAGGAAGTGCTCAGACATGTTCAGGAAATACGGAAAAATACAGTGATCAGTCTGCACAGTGCAGGTTCCGGTCACCCGGGCGGAGCGTTGTCTATAGCGGAGATGTTGGCAGTACTGTATTTTTATGAGATGAATGTCAGCCCGGACAAGCCGGCAGAGGAAAACCGTGACCGTTTTGTTTTATCAAAAGGCCATGCAGCGCCTTCCTACTATGCTGTATTGGCAGAAAGGGGATATTTTGAGAAAAGTGTTCTGACTACGCTTAGGAAAATGGGGAGTATTCTTCAGGGGCATCCGGATATGAAAAAAGTACCGGGGGTTGACATGTCAACAGGCTCCCTGGGGCAGGGGATATCTGCAGCATGCGGCATGGCTCATTATGCAAAGAGAATGGGCAGAGACTACAGAGTTTATTGTATCATAGGGGACGGCGAAATGCAGGAAGGGCAGGTATGGGAGGCATTTATGAGCGCAGGGCATTTTAAGCTGGATAATCTTGTGGTGCTTTTAGACAACAACAACCTGCAGATCGACGGAAGAGTGGATGAGGTTATGTCTGTATATCCTGTGAAAGAAAAGCTGCAGGCTTTTGGATGGGAAGTGGAGGAGACAGACGGGCATGATGTCAAAGGGCTTATGGATTCGCTGGACCATGCCAGACAGGTAAAGAATAAGCCTTTTTTTATCATAGCAAAAACAATAAAAGGCAAAGGAGTATCTTTTATGGAGAACCAGGCAGGATGGCATGGGGCTGCTGTCAATGACGAACAGTTTGAGCAGGCTATGAAAGAGTTGGGGGAGGAATGCATATGA
- a CDS encoding SDR family NAD(P)-dependent oxidoreductase encodes MKNLKGKKVLVTGGAQGIGFAAAQCFAEEGADVFIADIKLEDAETAAERLQKEYGITSRAYMLDVGDRDSISSCFRTYKNEQQTLDVLINNAGIQIRSPSLEFCEEKWDLLMDINLKGAFFCAQEAASMMKDGGGSIVNISSGTSTETLPGRAPYCISKAGINGMTAVLAAEWAKYHIRVNAVAPGWILTQLLIDGISMGIVSEKQIKAAVPMKRLADVREIAEPVVFLASEEASYVTGQTLFVDGGQTALGLPDMEF; translated from the coding sequence ATGAAAAATCTCAAAGGGAAGAAAGTGTTGGTGACTGGGGGTGCGCAGGGGATCGGCTTTGCAGCCGCACAGTGTTTTGCCGAAGAAGGCGCGGATGTTTTTATAGCAGATATCAAGCTTGAAGATGCGGAGACAGCGGCGGAAAGACTGCAAAAGGAATATGGCATTACCAGCAGAGCATATATGCTGGACGTTGGTGACAGGGACAGTATCAGCTCTTGTTTTAGGACATACAAAAATGAACAGCAGACTCTGGATGTTTTGATTAATAATGCAGGTATCCAGATTCGCAGCCCATCTCTGGAATTTTGTGAAGAGAAGTGGGACCTGCTTATGGATATCAACTTAAAAGGTGCCTTCTTTTGTGCCCAGGAGGCAGCAAGTATGATGAAAGACGGGGGCGGCTCTATTGTAAATATTTCGTCAGGAACTTCTACGGAGACCCTGCCCGGAAGAGCGCCGTACTGTATCAGCAAGGCCGGGATCAACGGCATGACTGCTGTACTGGCAGCCGAGTGGGCAAAATATCACATTCGGGTAAATGCGGTTGCGCCGGGTTGGATCCTGACCCAGTTATTAATAGACGGGATAAGTATGGGGATTGTCAGCGAAAAGCAGATAAAGGCAGCCGTTCCTATGAAAAGGCTGGCTGATGTCAGGGAAATTGCAGAGCCTGTAGTTTTTCTGGCATCAGAGGAGGCCAGTTACGTGACAGGCCAGACTTTGTTTGTGGATGGGGGACAGACGGCTCTGGGACTGCCCGATATGGAGTTTTGA
- a CDS encoding ABC transporter ATP-binding protein, producing MGEEVKVRVENLTKCFGDLRVLDKVSFQIKKGEFVCIVGPTGCGKTTFLRLLTKLTEPTSGEIYIDGEPADPRKHNLSFVFQEPSAFPWLTAEENIQYGLKIKKRPAREIKAQSDKIIGLLGLEKFRKAYPHEMSVSMEQRVVIGRAFAMNPDLLLMDEPYGQMDIKMRYFLEDEVIKLWKATGSTVLFITHNLEEAVYLAEKILILSNKPARIKDEVFVDLPRPRDIADEKFVEIRKKITEEIKWW from the coding sequence ATGGGAGAAGAGGTAAAGGTAAGGGTAGAAAACCTGACAAAGTGTTTTGGGGATTTAAGGGTTCTTGATAAGGTTTCCTTCCAGATTAAAAAAGGTGAGTTTGTATGTATTGTGGGTCCTACAGGCTGCGGAAAGACAACGTTTTTGAGGCTTTTGACAAAGCTCACAGAGCCGACGTCAGGAGAAATATACATAGACGGTGAGCCGGCGGATCCCCGGAAACATAACTTATCTTTTGTGTTTCAGGAACCTTCGGCATTTCCGTGGCTGACTGCAGAAGAAAACATCCAATATGGACTGAAGATCAAGAAAAGGCCGGCTCGGGAGATAAAAGCGCAGTCCGATAAGATCATTGGCTTATTGGGATTGGAGAAATTCCGAAAAGCATATCCCCATGAGATGTCAGTTAGTATGGAGCAGAGAGTGGTGATCGGCAGGGCTTTTGCCATGAATCCCGACTTACTGCTGATGGATGAGCCGTATGGTCAGATGGATATTAAAATGAGATATTTTCTGGAGGATGAGGTGATAAAGCTTTGGAAAGCAACAGGCAGTACGGTTTTGTTTATCACACATAATCTGGAAGAGGCAGTATACCTGGCAGAGAAAATACTGATTTTATCTAATAAACCTGCCAGGATAAAGGATGAGGTGTTTGTGGATCTGCCGAGGCCGAGAGATATTGCAGACGAAAAGTTTGTTGAGATCAGGAAAAAAATAACAGAGGAGATTAAGTGGTGGTAG
- a CDS encoding ABC transporter ATP-binding protein → MSVDRKEKRVKLTLKNISKSFYARKEIFEAVSNISIDVYENEFLVILGPGQCGKSVLLNMISGLEEPTAGEVMFPNNDEKKVGFVFQKTAVFPWKTVMQNVEFSQELKGVNKAERRKQAEYLIELVGLKGFENSYPRQLSGGMKQRVGIARAYCSNPDILLMDEPFGALDAQTRYQMEEEVLRIWEKEKRTVIFVTNNIEEAVYLGDRIILLSECPASVKEIYPLEALQRPRDYVDTEFLKMRETIEKNMDLAL, encoded by the coding sequence ATGTCCGTGGACAGAAAAGAAAAACGGGTAAAATTAACATTAAAAAATATATCAAAATCCTTTTATGCCAGAAAGGAAATCTTCGAGGCCGTGAGTAATATTTCCATTGATGTCTACGAAAACGAATTTCTTGTCATACTGGGGCCTGGACAATGCGGGAAAAGTGTACTGCTGAACATGATAAGCGGACTGGAGGAGCCTACAGCAGGAGAGGTAATGTTCCCAAACAATGACGAAAAAAAAGTGGGTTTTGTATTCCAGAAGACAGCGGTATTTCCCTGGAAGACGGTCATGCAGAATGTGGAATTCTCCCAGGAGCTGAAAGGGGTCAATAAAGCGGAGCGAAGAAAACAGGCAGAGTATCTGATCGAGCTGGTCGGACTAAAGGGATTTGAAAATTCCTATCCGCGTCAATTGTCAGGAGGGATGAAGCAGAGAGTGGGAATCGCAAGAGCTTATTGCAGTAATCCGGATATTCTACTGATGGATGAGCCTTTCGGGGCACTAGACGCGCAGACACGGTATCAGATGGAGGAGGAAGTGCTGAGGATCTGGGAGAAGGAAAAACGCACGGTGATTTTCGTCACAAACAACATTGAGGAGGCTGTATATCTGGGAGACAGGATCATTCTGCTCAGTGAGTGTCCTGCGTCAGTGAAAGAAATTTATCCTCTGGAGGCCCTTCAACGTCCAAGAGATTATGTGGATACAGAGTTTCTCAAAATGAGGGAAACCATAGAGAAAAATATGGATTTGGCATTATAA
- a CDS encoding ABC transporter permease has protein sequence MERRKIKDICLTCISLIALVVLWVIVSNSKPDFFPTPQAAWERFVKMAEKPISKTTIMGHIWISLKRVLTALVLAVVSGIGIGLIMGWSKKVNAVLSPILTALRPIPPIAWIPLVILWFGVGEFSKVLLVFIGAFFPVVLNTATGVSMVDPMYLNVGRVYNANTFQMLRHVVMPAALPAVMAGVKIALSSGWMVVVAAEMIASKSGLGFLITRGNESYDVALVLCGMILIGLVGAVLSAVFTLMERWLCPWTEKKNG, from the coding sequence ATGGAGAGACGTAAGATAAAAGACATTTGCCTGACATGTATATCCCTTATTGCCTTGGTTGTTCTATGGGTGATCGTTTCCAACAGTAAGCCTGATTTCTTTCCCACTCCTCAGGCGGCTTGGGAGAGATTTGTAAAGATGGCGGAAAAGCCCATCAGTAAAACTACGATCATGGGCCACATTTGGATCAGTCTGAAAAGAGTTTTGACTGCCCTTGTGCTGGCGGTTGTCTCAGGTATCGGTATCGGCCTGATCATGGGGTGGAGTAAAAAAGTGAACGCTGTGCTGAGTCCTATTTTGACGGCTCTGCGTCCGATCCCTCCTATTGCCTGGATACCACTGGTGATTCTATGGTTTGGAGTCGGTGAATTTTCAAAGGTTCTCCTGGTCTTCATAGGCGCGTTTTTTCCGGTGGTATTAAATACGGCTACCGGTGTGAGTATGGTGGACCCTATGTACTTAAATGTAGGCCGTGTGTACAATGCAAATACCTTCCAAATGCTGCGCCATGTGGTTATGCCGGCAGCTCTCCCGGCTGTCATGGCGGGAGTAAAGATTGCGCTGAGCAGCGGCTGGATGGTTGTTGTGGCGGCAGAGATGATAGCCAGTAAATCAGGACTTGGCTTCCTGATCACAAGAGGCAATGAGAGCTATGATGTGGCTCTTGTCCTGTGCGGAATGATATTGATCGGCCTGGTGGGCGCAGTTTTAAGTGCGGTCTTTACATTGATGGAGAGGTGGTTATGTCCGTGGACAGAAAAGAAAAACGGGTAA
- a CDS encoding ABC transporter permease: protein MKETEKIVSSVQIEEKKRAKEKIHLFLISAASVIIFLGIWETAVRLAWVNPQFVCSPSEAFLAFVDKLTQPNPDGAVLGVHIWESLKLALIGYVAAAVIGVPLGLLLGYYHTFDRLVNPIFEIIRPIPPIAWIPLSVIWLGIGTTAKCFIIFLAAFVPCVINSYTGVKLTNSVLIDVAKTCGASRWKIFITVCTPSAMPLAFTGIRVALGNAWSTLVAAEMLSATAGLGYMIQQGRALGRSDIIIVGMLTIGVIGAVLTAVLNKLENRVIRWRAK, encoded by the coding sequence ATGAAAGAAACAGAAAAAATTGTGAGTTCTGTTCAGATTGAGGAGAAAAAGAGAGCTAAAGAAAAAATACATCTGTTTTTGATCTCAGCAGCCAGTGTCATTATATTTCTGGGAATTTGGGAGACGGCAGTGCGGCTGGCCTGGGTAAATCCTCAGTTTGTATGTTCTCCATCGGAGGCCTTCCTGGCATTTGTGGACAAACTCACTCAGCCGAATCCTGACGGGGCAGTCCTGGGGGTACATATCTGGGAAAGTTTAAAGCTGGCATTGATAGGTTATGTGGCAGCAGCAGTTATAGGAGTGCCTTTGGGGCTTCTTCTTGGATATTATCATACATTTGACCGGTTAGTAAACCCTATTTTTGAGATCATCCGTCCAATTCCTCCCATCGCCTGGATTCCATTGTCTGTTATCTGGCTGGGAATAGGAACTACGGCAAAATGTTTTATCATTTTTCTGGCTGCCTTTGTTCCCTGTGTGATCAACTCTTATACAGGTGTGAAGCTTACAAATTCTGTACTGATCGATGTGGCGAAGACATGCGGGGCAAGCAGGTGGAAGATTTTTATCACAGTCTGTACCCCTTCAGCTATGCCCTTGGCATTCACGGGTATCAGGGTGGCTTTGGGCAATGCCTGGTCCACTCTGGTTGCGGCAGAAATGCTCTCTGCCACTGCGGGATTAGGTTATATGATCCAGCAGGGGAGAGCGCTTGGAAGATCAGACATAATCATCGTTGGTATGCTTACGATCGGTGTCATAGGAGCTGTTCTCACGGCTGTTCTGAATAAATTGGAGAACAGGGTGATCAGATGGAGGGCCAAATAA